The Neurospora crassa OR74A linkage group V, whole genome shotgun sequence sequence CCGCGTCCAGGGGATCGCAGGGAAATCGTGGTGTTCGTTGTGCAGTCCCACGTTATACGTGACCCAGTTGAGCGGGCCGTAGTAGCTGAACGTCTCCGGGACGGGGATCTTGTTGTCCGGGTTGCGGGCTTCGGGCGTGATCTTCTCGTAGACGTAGTGTTCGGCGATGAAGTGGCCTGCCGTGGGGTGCAGGCTGCCGGCGAGGAAGGAGCTTAACAAGAAATAGAGGAGAGAGTTGGCGGTGAAGAGGGAGTCGGGCAGCAAGAAAACAATGGCGTAGTCGAAGAAGAGCTGGATGGTCAGGTTGAGCCAGTGCACCCAGGTGAAGGGCACGCGGTAGATGGCCATGGGGCGCAGGGCGTAGAAGAAGATTTGGAAGGTGCAGAAGAAGGCTTTGCCGAGGATCGAGTCGAGGAAGAGGGCTTCGAAGGCGGTGGGCAGGTCGGTGTCGAGACCGTCGACGCCGAGGGATTTGTGGTGGGTTAGATGGTAGGGCTGTTGTGTAAGAAGTGTGTTAGTTGGATGCTGGTAGTATACactggaggaaaaggaaagagagagggtgggtaaagaggaagtaaaCGTACCCGGAAAGAAGCACTATAAGGCACGGCAATAGGTAAGTTGGCGACAATGGCAAACAGCCTGTTGGCGGTGGGCGAGCGGAAGGCCAGGTTGTGGGAGATCTCGTGGATGGCCAGGAAGAGGTTCTGGTTGCAAGTGGCGCCGAAAACGTAGGCTGTGAGCCAGAACTTccacgagaagaaggaggtgtCGCGCAGAAGGTGGGCGAGCAGGAACTGGAGCGACACGACGCCGAGGACAACCCATTTGGTTAGGGGTTCGGGACCGCAGAGCTTGGTGACCTGTTGAACCATACGGTCAGTATACAAGATATTTATCATGTTGGAGACTGGAATATGAGTGGCCTGACTGACCTCTGGATGCGCCTTGATGATGGCCATACGACGTGTCCGGTGCGGTTCCTCGGTGTAAGTCCAGAAGAAGTCCTTCTCGAGAGCATCGTTCTggtcgccggcgccggcgctggcagaggacgaagaggtgGCGTCTAACTTTCCattctgttgttgtttccttTGCGTGGACGACGAGTCCGTTGTGGCCGTCGTTACTGCGGAGGCGGCCATGACCGAGATATGTTGTCGGTTGTAGAGCTTCCTTCGGAACTCGTGGGGAGGAAAAGGTATTCGTGCGAGTTCCCAAAAGACAGACAAGCCCAACTTTTCGCAaggaaaaaataaagaattggaaaaagaaggtgtaggagagagaaggatgGTGAAATTGGAAATTCAGGGTCCAACTCGAACCACTTTCTTCAGTAGCACCACGCTGCCAACGCCCACACCCTCGTCCCGATCTCCTTATCTGTCTGTTTACTTGTACACGCGGGGGACCCACCTGGACACCACCTCCACGCACTGCAGGCAGTGGCAACCAAGCCTGGAGCGTCTTGGCGAACGGTGGGCATCCAGGGGTAGTTCGACAGTGGACGAACAGTGGACAGTCCAGTGGTTCACCGCTGTCCCACGCAGTCAATATTCGCCCCCGTGGATGGAGGTACGGACGAGAATGGCCCAAGCTCCCGGGCTGCAGTTGGTTGCTGTGCCCCTGAGATGCCATAGAGGTACCCCTGAAATATCCAAACAGTCGGTTGTCGTCTCGGTGGTTCATCGAGTGGTGATCTGATATGTACCCAACATCATGCCAGCGAAAGTAGAAAGTGGTTCGGTTCTCAGCCAGATATTCTCGTTACAGGCTCAGAGCCACTGTGTTTACTATGTAAGCACATGATGGCTGTCTTCAACCAGTCCCATCGATTGAGGATTTTGCAGACGAAGGTAGCAAGTATGCGCATCATTTGGCTTGAAGTCATCACGAAATTATTGTTGGATATTTTAGATCCTCAAATATCAACAGAGACAGGCTCAAGTCGAAACCCAATGGCATGAGATATCTATTAACATGTATCATATAGTCGGTACATTAACCCTATCTAAAATCAAGCCGCCTGCTCTATAACTCCTCATGCTCGTGCCCCTCATGATCATGATCATGATCATGCATCACTGGCTGATCAGGCCTCCCGCTGTCCTTGTGTAGGTCAACGCCAATCTTCCCCCTCCACTTCTCAAATAACGCTCGGAACTCCTTCTCCATAT is a genomic window containing:
- a CDS encoding dihydroceramide delta(4)-desaturase; this encodes MAASAVTTATTDSSSTQRKQQQNGKLDATSSSSASAGAGDQNDALEKDFFWTYTEEPHRTRRMAIIKAHPEVTKLCGPEPLTKWVVLGVVSLQFLLAHLLRDTSFFSWKFWLTAYVFGATCNQNLFLAIHEISHNLAFRSPTANRLFAIVANLPIAVPYSASFRPYHLTHHKSLGVDGLDTDLPTAFEALFLDSILGKAFFCTFQIFFYALRPMAIYRVPFTWVHWLNLTIQLFFDYAIVFLLPDSLFTANSLLYFLLSSFLAGSLHPTAGHFIAEHYVYEKITPEARNPDNKIPVPETFSYYGPLNWVTYNVGLHNEHHDFPAIPWTRLPKLYEIASEFYEGLPQHRSWTHVLWQFIFDEEIGMRCRVKRKVGGRVVGGGTVSAKQQQPQNQAKEAGWGDDEIEA